The genomic segment CAAGTGGACTATAAGACATTTTTAGGTGAGTCATCTTCAGATGACTTTTGCTATGAGACTCGGAATTCATTCCGAGGCGGGACAGATGCACTACACGAATATTTGTGTGTACACCATAGCCTTTTTAAGGGGGGTTGGAGGGATCTATAAGTACCAATAAACACAACTAACCACTTTTAAAATAATCCCTTACCCTTCTTTTTATTGAAATCCTGAACTATGCAGAAACTAAACGGCGTAAAGATTCAGCACGACGTTTAGCGGTGGAATTATTAGGAGCTAATTTGAGAGCTTCTTCGTAACTTTGTAGCGCCTGAGTATTTAATTTTTTGCGCTCATAGGCGTGACCGATGTTATTTAAAGCTACTACATAATCGGGTTTAATTTTCAAAGCTTCTTTGTATTGGCGAATTGCTAAGTCATATTGTTCTTGAGCAAAGTAAGCGTAACCAAGCCCATTATAAATAGGAGCAGTTGCTTCTTCCCCTTCTTCTTCAGCAGCTTTGAGAGCCTTTTGAAATAACGCGATCGCTTGCACGTACAATTTTTTTTCAGAATAGATACAGGCTAACTCGTAATATTCCTGAGTTGTACCTTTTTCTTTCTCCAGTTTTTTTCGCAGTTTGGAAAATGCACTTTCCAACCTGCGAGTTTTGAGAATTTGCCGAAAAACACTCACAACCGCGAATGTCAGAATTGCCACCACAATCGAGAGGTAAACAACAGCTAGATTATTATCCATCGCCTGCTAAGACAAATATTAAAACTACTTTCTCTATCTATTATCAATCTTAGAGAAGTTAAAAGTTCAGGACTTACGCAAAAGTAACGTAACTCCGTCATTACGAGCGATAGCGAAGTAATCTCCCCTGACGCTGAGATTGCTTCCCTACACTTCGTTTCGGTCGCAATGACATTATCGGCGTTGCGT from the Aulosira sp. FACHB-615 genome contains:
- a CDS encoding tetratricopeptide repeat protein, which translates into the protein MDNNLAVVYLSIVVAILTFAVVSVFRQILKTRRLESAFSKLRKKLEKEKGTTQEYYELACIYSEKKLYVQAIALFQKALKAAEEEGEEATAPIYNGLGYAYFAQEQYDLAIRQYKEALKIKPDYVVALNNIGHAYERKKLNTQALQSYEEALKLAPNNSTAKRRAESLRRLVSA